Sequence from the Paenibacillus tundrae genome:
GCAGCAATTCAATCTCATCAATGGTCAATACTTGAGGCGGGGTTTTATCTGCCTTAGGAGCCTCCACATCAAATGTAGGGTCTTGAAGGATATCTCCCCTGCGCATTAGAAAATGAAAGTAGGAACGTAAGGATACAATACTCCGAGCAATCGTAGCATTAGCGCGTCCGGATTGCTTTAACTTACCTACAAATAAAATAACGTGTGTACGCCGCACCTGACCGGCATCACGTATATCATACTCTTTCTCTGCAAATTCGATGAACTTGTCCACATCGCGAAGATACGACTCCAGTGTGCTGCTTGACATCCCTTTGTCTTCTTCCAAGTAAATGGCATAGGCGTGTATCGTCTGTTTCATGTACAACGCTCCTCATCTCCAGAACTGCCCCGCGTGCAGCCTGTTACCGTATTTGCATTCCTAGATGCTCCAACTACTCTCCATACCAGTAAAACAAACGTAGCCGTTCGGCAAGTGAAGGTCGCCCTTCCCCATGAACTGTCCAATCCGTTTCCTGAAATACTTTGACCGCATTACCTGAAGGAATCTGATACTGATCTACAGGTGAGATCCAGCCGTTGAACAGATCCAGAACATTATAGAACAAATAAACTAATGCTGAAAAAAAGATTATAAAACGAATAAAACGGAGCCCTCTCCGTAGTGATATGATCATCGTTTGTCCGCCTCCTAAGTCTCGATCCTAGCCCCAGTTCTACGAAGCTGGAACCTCGTTCCCTGCACCATATCATGGGCAGAGAAGCGTCTACAGACAAGGTATGAGGACAAACACAAGAATATGACATTGGGTAAAGCTCACATCAGATCCGGTACCAAAAAAGCTCTCCCGTCAAAACCGCCGGTGAGAGCTTGAAGATATGTTATGTTATTCTTCATCTTTGGGTTTCTGGTCATTTTTTGCTTTGCAACGATAACAAATCCCATGGAAATCCAATCGGTGGTCTACCACCGAAAAGTTAAATTCTCGCTCCAGTCGCTCTTCAAGCGGCCCAAGCCAGTCTTCGCGTATTTCATCCATACTGCCACATTGAACACAGATTAAGTGATGATGATGATGCTTGGACGTATCTCCGCGCAAATCATAACGGGCTACGCCGTCGCCGAAGTTGATTTTCTCTACAACATGCAGCTCACTTAGTAGTTCGAGGGTACGGTACACGGTTGCCAGACCGATTTCGGGAGCCTTTTCTTTAACGAGCATGAATACGTCTTCTGCGCTCAGATGATCTTCTTCATTCTCAAGAAGTACTCTTACGGTGGCTTCCCGCTGGGGCGTTAATTTGTATCCTTGGGACTGTAGTTGCTGCTTAATTTTATCGATCCGTGCTTCCATTTTCTCCCTCCCCCTAGGAAATCACTGCACACTGCAACTTAACCCACTTCTTTCATTATAGGGGGAGTGTATAATTAAAGTCAACAATTTACACTTTACTGCCTGAACCTATGCAGGTAGTAACATTGGCGTGACCCAGCGCATCATCGCTGGTGTGACCCAAGTTTCAAAAGAAGCTACCCCGAGCAGCAGTGCCGCCATAGCTAAAGTTAACAATACATACGATGCAAAAGGTCTTTGACCACCTGGAGTACGTTGCATCAAAACCCGATTCCGAATGATATATAAGGAAAAAGTTATCGCAGATACACTGCAGATTAATAGCACGGGAATGACGAATAGATTGTGCGGAGCAACGGAAACAAGTGCAAACAGCAGCCCTTTCCATGAATATTGTCCAACAAGATATCCGACAGTAAATCCGATCAGCACACCCTTTAGAAAATCCAGTACAAGTATGCCTGGTAGGCCTATAACGGACAAACCAAGGATCCAGATTAGACCGACCCATTTCAGATGTAGTATAGCAATTTCCCAGTAGGTGCCCGTCTCTACAACCTGTCCCCCATGCTGCACTGTCATGAAGAAGTTTCCTAGGTATCCTTCCAAATCCTGACGCTGCTCTAAGGACAACGCATTAACCATCAACGCCCCGAAGATAACACCTACCAGGAATAGAACCGCCACAAATACATATAACGAGGTTTGACCTTTGAATATAAAGGTGGAAGATCGCACAGACACAAGTCTCCTTTCCGGTTGTCACGCTGCTGAATTTCGAACTGAAACCCACACAGTCATTCTATGAACCGGAAAGAGAACGTATGACATCTTGTCCAGAATAGGTGTTATATACATTTAAGAGGCTGATTCATTTTATTGTAAACGATTTCTAGCTCCATTAGTGATCTACACGGTCGTTCCCAGCAACTTTACCATAAGTTCCACCGCCACCAGAGGACAGAGCTAACTGACCATTTCTTGCTGCAACGATCATAGACGCCATCACAGGGCCAACAACAGTGGCAAGTTCGTCTTCGCTCGTACGATGCAGCACATTCATCTCTGTGCCAAATCGTTCAAGTAATTGACGTAGCTTCGCTTTTCCAAGACCCGGAATAAACTCTAACGGCACCTGATAATGATAGGCAGGTCTACTGTCAGGTACCTCTGGATTATCTCGATCAGCTATCGCAAGAATTCGGTCAAGTACACCCTGAACAAGCTTGGTACTGTCACAATGTGGACAACGTTCTGCCGATAACGCCTGCTCGTCCAAGATACGTCCACATGCCGAACAATACGTTCGATGATACTTGCCAAGCCTAGGGTTCAATCCATAATTAGCTGTTATTCCCCTACCACCCTCGTTTTGCAGTGCCATCCGAAATTCATCAAAAGAAGGCGTCGCTAGTGTTAATTCATTGTATTCTCTACCAATCTTACCTAGGGAATGGGCATCTGAATTCGTCAAAAAAGGAACGCGATCCAGCTCCCGAATATAACTTGCCATCGTAGAGTCTGAGCTTAATCCAAGTTCAACGGCATCAATAAGACTCGTATCAAGCACATCAGCCATCCGTGGTGCTGTACTGCCATAGATACCTTTATGCGGGGTAAATGCATGCGCAGGCACAATAAGTCCTCCACGAGCCTTAATTTCCGACTGTATCTCCATTGTTGGCACGTATACACGCTGTGAACTTAAATTCACATTTTTCATATAACGCTGCATAAATGCAGTAAACGACTTCATCGACGCTAAATCTCGAAAATAAGCAAGCAAATGAAACTCCCGCATGCCTGGCTCCCGCAGTTCAATCTCTGTGCCGAGCAAAATAGTGGTGTCCTGGTAAGCGATCCCTCCACCTTCCAGCTCAGACATTGTGCCGTCCTCCAGTAACTGCTCAATATCCATCTGCACAACAGGTGAATGAGAATCAATAACGCCAAGCAACTGGATACCTTTGCGATCCGATGCTTCACGAGCAATGTTTTCAAACGTCAGATCCCGACTTCCACTAATCTTTACAGCTTCACCACGGGACGTTCGCCCAATATGAATGTGCAAGTCTGCATAACATGGCTCCCACAGATTACGTACGTCTTGCTGCTGATCATTCATCGTTATAACCGTCCCGTTGTTCTGTACAGATCCCATGCGTACACCGCTAACATCGTTTTGGCATCACTAATCCGATTTTGATCCATTAAAGCGTAAGCCTCTTCCAGCGTAATTTCACTAACCTCTAAAAATTCATCCTCATCCAGAGCCATATCTCCGGCTTCCAATTCTTCAGCAATATACAAATGTATGATCTCGTCTGCGAATCCTGGCGATGTGTAAAAAGAGCGCACAAGACGAAGTGACTTAGCCACATACCCTGTCTCCTCGCGTAACTCACGCGCAGCTGCAACTTCTGGCTCCTCCCCTGGATCAAGCTTGCCTGCTGGAATCTCCACTTCGGTTCGTCCCATAGCTTGCCGGTATTGATCTACGACCAACATCCGATCCCCATTCAATGCAAGCACAGCTACAGCTCCTGGGTGGCGAACGATCTCTCGGGTTGCTGTCTGTCCATTGGGCAACTTCACCGTATCCACCTGAAGTGTAATCACTTTCCCTTCAAAAATGGGCTGTGTTGATACTGTTTCTTCGTCTAATTTAGGATTGGCTGGATGTGATTGATGTTTAGAATGCGTAGGATTCATGGTTGTCAACTCCGCTTCTTTGATTTTAATTTTGTCCTCTGTAGTTCACATAAGAATATGGATGTATAAATCTTCGATTTTGGGCATATGGTGAGCGTATAGAGCAAGCTAGCCTATTATGATCAATCAGGGGGATACCAATGAACAGTTATCTGACGCCGCGATCCGTGCATTTGGTTGGACAAGCAAAACAAGTGCAACTTATCCTTAGACAGTGGTTGCGTGAATGGGGTCCAGATGCCAAACTAACTGACCTTCTTGCCGGTCGCAAATAAGTTCTAATCCATATGCATGAAATATAACATGATTTTGCAAAAAGTCCGAATCCGGTACATAACCCGTTTTCGGACTTTTCACTACAACTACAACATCAATTTATTCTCTAGGCTCTCCTACTTCGTACTCGTCGATGCTGTTTCCTGAATAATAGCAACAACAATTTCGGACAATTTCGCAATATCCTGCGCACGAATGCGTTCTTTCGTCGTATGAATATCCTCATATCCCACGGCGAGGTTCGCAGTAGGGATATTGAAACCGTTGAAGATATTGGCATCACTACCGCCACCAGAAGGGAATGTGCTCGTCTCAAGGCCTACGCTGCGAATGGCACGCTGTGCAAGCTGAACGACCTCATGCTCATCATGGAATCCAAAGGCAGGATATAGAATCTCACTGCGGAATTCAGCCGTTGCTCCATATTTGCGACATGTTGTCTCCAGCGCTTCACGCATCTGTGAAACTTGCAATTCTACTTTCTCTTGAACAATACTACGCGCTTCTGCTTCAATCTGAACAAAATCACATACCACATTCAAGGCAGAACCGCCTTGGAATTTCCCGATATTCGC
This genomic interval carries:
- a CDS encoding DUF4227 family protein, with translation MIISLRRGLRFIRFIIFFSALVYLFYNVLDLFNGWISPVDQYQIPSGNAVKVFQETDWTVHGEGRPSLAERLRLFYWYGE
- a CDS encoding Fur family transcriptional regulator codes for the protein MEARIDKIKQQLQSQGYKLTPQREATVRVLLENEEDHLSAEDVFMLVKEKAPEIGLATVYRTLELLSELHVVEKINFGDGVARYDLRGDTSKHHHHHLICVQCGSMDEIREDWLGPLEERLEREFNFSVVDHRLDFHGICYRCKAKNDQKPKDEE
- the spoIIM gene encoding stage II sporulation protein M, with protein sequence MRSSTFIFKGQTSLYVFVAVLFLVGVIFGALMVNALSLEQRQDLEGYLGNFFMTVQHGGQVVETGTYWEIAILHLKWVGLIWILGLSVIGLPGILVLDFLKGVLIGFTVGYLVGQYSWKGLLFALVSVAPHNLFVIPVLLICSVSAITFSLYIIRNRVLMQRTPGGQRPFASYVLLTLAMAALLLGVASFETWVTPAMMRWVTPMLLPA
- a CDS encoding endonuclease Q family protein, coding for MNDQQQDVRNLWEPCYADLHIHIGRTSRGEAVKISGSRDLTFENIAREASDRKGIQLLGVIDSHSPVVQMDIEQLLEDGTMSELEGGGIAYQDTTILLGTEIELREPGMREFHLLAYFRDLASMKSFTAFMQRYMKNVNLSSQRVYVPTMEIQSEIKARGGLIVPAHAFTPHKGIYGSTAPRMADVLDTSLIDAVELGLSSDSTMASYIRELDRVPFLTNSDAHSLGKIGREYNELTLATPSFDEFRMALQNEGGRGITANYGLNPRLGKYHRTYCSACGRILDEQALSAERCPHCDSTKLVQGVLDRILAIADRDNPEVPDSRPAYHYQVPLEFIPGLGKAKLRQLLERFGTEMNVLHRTSEDELATVVGPVMASMIVAARNGQLALSSGGGGTYGKVAGNDRVDH
- a CDS encoding NUDIX hydrolase — encoded protein: MNPTHSKHQSHPANPKLDEETVSTQPIFEGKVITLQVDTVKLPNGQTATREIVRHPGAVAVLALNGDRMLVVDQYRQAMGRTEVEIPAGKLDPGEEPEVAAARELREETGYVAKSLRLVRSFYTSPGFADEIIHLYIAEELEAGDMALDEDEFLEVSEITLEEAYALMDQNRISDAKTMLAVYAWDLYRTTGRL
- a CDS encoding Z-ring formation inhibitor MciZ translates to MNSYLTPRSVHLVGQAKQVQLILRQWLREWGPDAKLTDLLAGRK